One stretch of Dissulfurimicrobium hydrothermale DNA includes these proteins:
- a CDS encoding type II secretion system protein, with protein sequence MKRSSGFTLIEVLVAIAIVGIALGVILSSIAMGHREAFRGDQAREAAEIAGDILRDLGDGGGSITAGSGKVEGHPGWSYSIVVRDAAVTLQNEDMGEKDLDTPGLVEVVLKIFPPGNGAPFVLASLMQSADQPSPGAQAPFAGGLN encoded by the coding sequence ATGAAGCGCTCAAGCGGCTTTACCCTCATAGAGGTGCTCGTTGCAATCGCCATAGTCGGCATAGCGCTCGGCGTAATCCTTTCAAGTATAGCCATGGGCCATAGGGAGGCCTTCAGAGGAGATCAGGCGAGAGAGGCGGCAGAGATAGCAGGAGATATTCTTCGGGACCTTGGAGACGGAGGAGGGTCAATCACAGCCGGTTCCGGCAAGGTCGAGGGGCATCCGGGCTGGTCTTATAGTATTGTCGTAAGGGATGCGGCTGTCACGCTTCAGAATGAAGATATGGGCGAAAAGGATCTTGATACACCAGGGCTCGTGGAGGTCGTCTTAAAGATATTCCCGCCCGGAAACGGGGCGCCTTTTGTACTTGCAAGCCTCATGCAGTCTGCGGATCAGCCTTCTCCAGGCGCGCAGGCGCCCTTTGCCGGAGGTCTTAATTGA